The genomic region GCCCTTGCTGGTGGCCAGGAGCAGGCAGAGGAGACCTCCGGCCAGCAGGGCGGCGGCGAGCCAGTTGATCCGGCCGGGCCGCGTGGGCGGATACGCGGAAATGACCAGGTGTCCCGCGACGGCAGCCACGATCACGACGATCGCGGGGATGATGAAGAGCCAGGTGAGCCCCAACGATGCGACGATCGGTCCGGCGAGCACGATGCCGATGCCGCCGCCGGCGGCGATGACTGCCGAGACCGCGCCCACCGCGGCGGGGACACGGGCCGCAGGGAACTCGTCCCGGATGATGCCGTACGCGAGCGGGAAGACGGCCCCCGCGGCGCCCTGGATGACGCGTGCGGCGACCAGTGTCCGGAGGTCGGTGGCGAAGGCCGCCAGGAGACAGCCGGCGGCCAGGACGGCGAGAACGGCGACGTAGGTGCCCTTCTTGCCCGCCAGGTCACCGACCCGCCCGAGGATCGGCGTGAATATGGCGGCCGACAGAAGGTTCGCCGTCATCACCCAGGTGACGGCCTCCTGGGTCGTCTGCAGTTCGGTCTGGATCGTCGGCAGCACCGGCGCGATCAGTGACTGCAGCATCGCGAACGACAACGCCCCCGCGGCGAGGACGAGGAATGTCGGGGTTGGACGACCGGTCATGTGTGGCCTCCTGAGCGCGACCGGGGTGCCGGACGTGGACAGGTTCGTCCGGCGCCCCGGCTGACAACCGAGGTGGGTGCTACGCGGGCGTGGTTCCGCTGCCCTCGTAGGAGCCGAGGCCCTCGACGAGGGACGTGAGGGCGGCGTCGCCGGCGAAGCGTTCGGCGTGGATCTGCGCGATCTTGTCGCCGATCGCCGGATCCTCGTCGTCGGTGAGGTCAAGCGACACCATGTTGTCGACCAGCGGCAGGCCGATCTCGTCGATCTTGCGGTGGAGCGGGGCGTACATGTAGGCCCGGTAGGCGTCGATGTCCTTCAGCGCGTACATCGCGCCGTACTCGAACTCGCCGCCGAAGTCGCGGCCGACCGCCCACTGCTCGACCACGTCGAGCTCGCGGCCCAGCCGGCGCAGCATCTCGAGGGCGTGGGCGACGTCGCCCTTGGGCGCGTCGGGCTTCATCGAGATGCGGATCTGGTGGTAGATCATCCTGTCTCTCCTCATTGCCGTGAACCGAGCCTTGATTGCGACAACCTGTTGCGTTAGTGACGCTAGCCCGGCGGAAGGTCTAACGCAACAGTCTGACGCTTTAGTCGTCTCGGTCACACTAAAGCGACAGGTCGTGGCATCAAGCCGACGCGCTGCGTATCGTCCATGAGGTGCCGAGGAGAACGCCGGACGAGCAGGTCGGCCCGCCGCCCACCGATTCCGCCCAGGCGCGGCCGGGCGGACGGACGGCGCGTGTCGGGCGGGCCGTCATGGACGCGACCATCGCCGAGCTGAGCGAGGTCGGCTACACGGCCCTGCGCATCGAAGCGGTGGCCGAGCGCGCGGGCGTGAACCGGGCGACGATCTACCGGCGATGGGGCGACAAGCCCAACCTCGTCTCGGCGGCCTTCGTCGAACGGCAGGAGGACGTTTCACCGCCAGCGGACACCGGCAGCGTACGAGAGGATCTGCTCGCCCTGTTCCGGGAGATCCGACGGGGCTTCGACAGCCCGTGGATCGCCGCGCTCATCCGCGAACTCGGACCCCGCACCCCGCAGAACGACGGCGTGCACGAGGTACTCGACAAGGTCTGGCCACAGCGGTTCCGCCACTCGCGGGAGATCTTCCTGCGCGGGATGAGGCGCGGAGAACTTGTTGACGACCTCGACCCCGACTACCTGGTACAGGCCGCCGCCGGGCCGCTCTACTTCCGCTGGCTCATGCTCGGCGAGCCCCTCACCGACGAGTTCCTGGAGCGGACCGCCGACTTCGTCCTCAGCGGCGTCCGGCGCCGGTAGGCGCGGTCCACGGCACCTGGTGACCACCTGCACCCGACACTGCTCTCCGGCTCCCCGCCCGGCCAGTTGTCGGGCCAACCCCACCCCCGACCCACTGCTCGCCGCGACCGGGAGCGCCCTCGACCCGCTCTTGTAGACTCGCCCGCGGAGAGCAGCGTCGATGTAGGACAGTCGGACAGGGGGACGCTGTGGCGGGATTCGACGTGGTGCCCGAGCCGCTGCGCGACGGCGGCAACCGGTTGGCCGAGGCCGGCAACCGGTTCGCCGACGCGGTGGAGACGTTCGAGGCGACCCTCGCCGGTTACGGCGCGCCGTGGGGCAGCGGTGACCTGGCTTCGCTGATCGGCCCCGCCTACCAGCAGGCCGCCGACTACATCATCGGCTGCCTGTACGTGGCCGCCGACGAGCTGGCGCTCGGTGGC from Micromonospora sp. WMMD812 harbors:
- a CDS encoding Dabb family protein; translated protein: MIYHQIRISMKPDAPKGDVAHALEMLRRLGRELDVVEQWAVGRDFGGEFEYGAMYALKDIDAYRAYMYAPLHRKIDEIGLPLVDNMVSLDLTDDEDPAIGDKIAQIHAERFAGDAALTSLVEGLGSYEGSGTTPA
- a CDS encoding TetR/AcrR family transcriptional regulator → MPRRTPDEQVGPPPTDSAQARPGGRTARVGRAVMDATIAELSEVGYTALRIEAVAERAGVNRATIYRRWGDKPNLVSAAFVERQEDVSPPADTGSVREDLLALFREIRRGFDSPWIAALIRELGPRTPQNDGVHEVLDKVWPQRFRHSREIFLRGMRRGELVDDLDPDYLVQAAAGPLYFRWLMLGEPLTDEFLERTADFVLSGVRRR